The sequence AAGTCAGCCCGATGGCCAAGCCGCCGGTCTGCAAGATCATGGACTACGGCAAGTTCAAGTACGAGGAGAAGAAGAAGGCCTCGGACGCGAAGCGCACGCAGGTGGTCATCCAGCTCAAGGAAGTGAAGCTCCGTCCCAAGACGGAGGAGCACGACTACGAGTTCAAGGTGCGCAACACCCGCCGGTTCATCGAAGAGGGCAACAAGGCCAAGGTCGTCATCCAGTTCCGCGGGCGTGAAATCACGCACAAGGAGTTGGGCAGCGCCATCCTCGATGACGTCATCAAGGACCTGAAGGACGTGGCGGTGGCGGAGCAGCTGCCGCGCATGGAAGGCCGGCAGATGTACATGATCCTGGCCCCCACGCCGAAGGTCGCGCAGAAGGCGCGCGAGCAGGCGCGGCAGGCCGCGGCGGCCGCCCGCAAGTCCCCGCCTCCTGGCGCTGGCAAGAAGCCCCAGGCGCCGGGTGCGCCGGGTGCGGACGCTGCCTCCACGGCCCCGGTCGACGCCGACGGCGGTGGCGACAACGACGCCGACGACACGGACGAAGCGCCGGACGCCGCGCCCGCGACGACGTAAGCCTCACGGGACGCGCAAGGCGTCTCCCCTCACCGGGAGACGCGCCTACGGGCGGTGCCCCTCGGAAGCTGTTCCGAGGAGACCGCCCGCGTTCGTTTCCGCCCTACCGCGCGCCGTCCAGGGTACGCCCTGCCCCGCTAGCCGGGCAGGACCCGGGCGCGCCGGCGGCGGCCCCACTCCATCAGGATGAACGTCACGCCCACCGCGAGCATCGCGCTGGCCCCGCCACACCCGGCGGCCATCGCCTGCTGGGAGGCGGTCGTCGCGCCGCTCACCAGCGTGCCGGGGTCCTGCGGCGGCTCGAAGGAGCCCGAGCCTCCCGTGGCGGTGAGCTGGCGGTCGTCGTCCGCCGGGGCCTGCTTCGCCGCGACGGCCTGCGACTTGAGCGACGACGCGCTGGTGGAGAAGAAGGACAGCCGGTAGCTGGAGCCGGAGGACGGCTCGATGCCGAAGAAGCACACCAGCGGCACGCCCGAGGGCAGCACGTCCGGCGCCGACGGGTAGCCCGCGAAGCCGGACACGGACGCGAGCTCCTTGCCCGCCCCCGGCTTCCCGCTGGAGGACAGCGCGCGGACCCACAGCCGGTAGCCGGAGCCATCGCTGCGCGGCTGGTTGTAGAAGAGGTACAGGCTGCTGCCGGAGCGCACGAGCGCGGGCTGCGTGGCCCAGTCCCCATCCTCCAGCACCCTCACCGCGGAGCCGAAGCTGCTGCCGTTGAAGCGGCGGTACACCAGCCGCTCCGAGTTGTCCTTGTAGACCAGGTGCAGGCCGCCGTTGCCGTCCGCCACCGCGCTCATCGCGGCGCCGTGGTAGATACCGTCGGAGAAGGCCGTGCGCGTGGAGGACCACGTGGACACGGCCGCGCTGTCGTCGCGGATCCGGTAGCGCGTGCTGTCGCGCCCGTCATGCGAGCTCCACAGCATCATCATCCGGTTGCCCAGGCTGATGAGCCGCCCGCCGCCGCGCTTGGAGATGTCACGCGCGAGCGCGGACTGCGTGCGGAAGGTGACGCCGCCGTCGCTGCTCACGGAGATGGCCAGTGTGTTGCTGCCGTCCTTCTCCCGGAAGAAGGCCTGCACCCAGAGCCGGCCCTTGGAGTCGCGCGCCAGCTCCGCTCGGTAGTACGCGGTGCTGGAGCTGGTGGAGTCGAAGACGCGCACGGGCTTGTCCGGCAGCCAGTGGTTGCGGGACGCGCTGTAGCGCCACCACTGGAAGTACACGTCGCGGGACGTGGAGCCGCCGATGCCCTGGCTGTCCGGCGTCTCCACCGCGTAGACCAGCGCCACGTCCCGGCCCACCGCCACCAGGTCCGCGCGGTCGTAGGTGGAGCCGTCGTGGATGACGCCCTCCTGCTTCCAGCTGCCGCCGCCGTTGTCGCTGCGGAACAGGCGCAGGCCGTGCCCGTCCTGTCCGCCCTGCTGCACGGCCGCGAGCAGCACGGAGCCCTCGCTGCGGGACACGCGCACGATGTGCCGGTGCGCGGGCAACGTCAGCGCGTTGCCGCCCCGCACCGGAATGGCCGTGGGCGGTGTCGCCGCCGTCATGCCCGCCAGCAGTACGCCTGTGAGTGCAGCCCAACCCATTCCCACCCCCTCCGTTGGTTTCCTCGCCGGGAAACTGGTCGGCGGGGAGGGATGAAAGAAGCTGGGAAAAAGAGTTTCTGCCTGCTCGCCTGCTCCACGACGGGGGCTGACGCGGAAGCCTTGCGACGCGAGGGGCGTCGTTTGCTGGACGCTTCAGCCTCGCGCCGCGGCCCGGCCACCGATGTGTTCGCCCGCATCTGGACGAAGCCGGCGGAAGAGCGGCCCGGCCAGCGACGACACCATGCCGATGGCGAGGAACGGCAGCACGAAGCGCTCCGGCGTGAGACGCACGTCCCCGCCGCCGCGCGCCACGTGCAGCATCAGGCCGCCGAAGCTGATGCCCACGCTCAGCGCCATCTGCTGCGTCACCACCGCGATGGTGGAGCCGTTGCTCACCGACTCCCTGGGGAGGTCCGCGTAGGCCACCGTGTTGGTGGCGGTGAACTGCAGCGAGCGCATGAAGCCGCTGCACACCAGCGTGGCGATGATGAACGGGATGGGCGTCCCCAGCCCGAAGAAGGCGGGCACGGCCGTCAGCGCGGCGGTGAGCAGGTTGGAGGCGATGAGCGTCTGACGGAAGCCCACGCGGCGGATGAGCGCGGGCGCCACCGGCTTGCACATGAAGGCGCCCAGCCCCGTCCCGATGGTGACGAGCCCCGCCTCCAGCGGCCCCCACCCCAGGGCCACCTGGAAGAGCAGCGGCAGGAGGAAGGGCGTCGCCCCCAGGCCGATGCGCACCAGCGCGCCGCCCACCATGCTGGCGCGGAAGGTGTCCACCTTGAACAGGCGCAGGTTGAGCACCGGGTGTGGCGTGCGCAGCGCGTGCCGCACGAAGGCCACGAGCGCCCCCACCGCCACCAGCGTGATGCCGGCCTGCACGGGCCACGGCACCAGGCCGATGCCCACCGTCTCCGCCGCGCCCATCAGCGCGGTGATGGCCACCACGGCGATGGCGAAGCCCTTCGTGTCGAAGGGGCCCGGGTCCGGCTGCTTCAGCGGGGGCACGAAGCGCGCCACGGCCCACATGCCCAGGAGGCCCACCGGCACGTTGATGAAGAAGATCCACGGCCAGTCCGCGACGCCCAGGATGAAGCCCGCGAGCGGCGGCCCCAGCAGCGGCCCCACCAGCGCGGGCATGGTGAACCAGCTCATCGCGGACACCAGCTTCTCGCGCGGCGCCGAGTTGACGACGATGAGCCGCCCCACGGGCGTCATCAGCGCGCCGCCCAGCCCCTGGAGCGTGCGGGAGGCGACGAGCTGCGCGAGCGTCTGGGAGAAGCCGCACAGCACGGAGCCCGCGAGGAACACGACCATGGCGGTCATGAAGACGCGGCGCGGGCCGAAGCGGTCGGCGATCCACCCGCTCGCGGGCGCGAGCACCGCCAGGGCCAGGATGTACGACGTCAGCGCGAGCTTGAGGTGGACGGGGTCCGTGCCGAACGCCACGGACAGCGTGGGCAGCGCGGTGGACAGCGCCGTGGAGTCCAGGAACTCCATGAACAGCGCGCTGGCGACCGCGATGGAGGCCAGCCGGGTGCCTCGGGAGGAGGAGGTACTGGAGGGCCCGGTGGAAGCAGTCGCGGTGGAAACAGACACGTCCCTTCCTATGCACATGCCACGCCGGGTCTGTCACGCCCGTGTGAAGGGCGCGCCGCGCACGGCAGAAGCGCTTGTACTCCCAGCGCGCAGCGATGGAGGCCCACCGGTGAAGAGGACACGGCACCCGGTCCGGAGAGCGGGCGAGCAGGCACGCGGGTCATGGACGCCCGGACCGGCGGGCTCCCTCCGGCCCCACCCGGCCTCAACGGGTCCGACTGTCGGACCCGTTCGTGCCGCCCGGCCAGGCACCAGCGCCCCGGTCACCGCGGTTGCCCAACCTGTCCGACTGTCGGACAGGTTCAGGGCGTCAGGGCTCCGGGGGCTCGTTCCGGGCAGCCTCGGCCAGGGTGCGGGCTTCTTCCCGCAGCTCGCCCAGCCGGACGCGGTGGCGCTGGAGCAGCGCGTCCACCTGGCCGACGCGGACCTGGTCCCCGCGCGCCTTCGCCTCCTGCCGCTCGCCCTCCAACCGGGACACGTCCCGGCCCAGCAGCGTGGCGATGTGCTCCGTCTTCTCCAGCTTCCAGCGTGCCGTCTGGGGCTGTTCCTCGACGATGGGGTCGTTCGCCTGCGGCGGCGCGTTGGCCACCTCC comes from Corallococcus macrosporus and encodes:
- the infC gene encoding translation initiation factor IF-3; the protein is MGLQPFLEDVHIIREQRNSSRGPNRDQRTNRRIRAREVRVVGSDGSQLGVMTIEAALEKARSESLDLVEVSPMAKPPVCKIMDYGKFKYEEKKKASDAKRTQVVIQLKEVKLRPKTEEHDYEFKVRNTRRFIEEGNKAKVVIQFRGREITHKELGSAILDDVIKDLKDVAVAEQLPRMEGRQMYMILAPTPKVAQKAREQARQAAAAARKSPPPGAGKKPQAPGAPGADAASTAPVDADGGGDNDADDTDEAPDAAPATT
- a CDS encoding sialidase family protein, with amino-acid sequence MGWAALTGVLLAGMTAATPPTAIPVRGGNALTLPAHRHIVRVSRSEGSVLLAAVQQGGQDGHGLRLFRSDNGGGSWKQEGVIHDGSTYDRADLVAVGRDVALVYAVETPDSQGIGGSTSRDVYFQWWRYSASRNHWLPDKPVRVFDSTSSSTAYYRAELARDSKGRLWVQAFFREKDGSNTLAISVSSDGGVTFRTQSALARDISKRGGGRLISLGNRMMMLWSSHDGRDSTRYRIRDDSAAVSTWSSTRTAFSDGIYHGAAMSAVADGNGGLHLVYKDNSERLVYRRFNGSSFGSAVRVLEDGDWATQPALVRSGSSLYLFYNQPRSDGSGYRLWVRALSSSGKPGAGKELASVSGFAGYPSAPDVLPSGVPLVCFFGIEPSSGSSYRLSFFSTSASSLKSQAVAAKQAPADDDRQLTATGGSGSFEPPQDPGTLVSGATTASQQAMAAGCGGASAMLAVGVTFILMEWGRRRRARVLPG
- a CDS encoding DHA2 family efflux MFS transporter permease subunit, with the protein product MEFLDSTALSTALPTLSVAFGTDPVHLKLALTSYILALAVLAPASGWIADRFGPRRVFMTAMVVFLAGSVLCGFSQTLAQLVASRTLQGLGGALMTPVGRLIVVNSAPREKLVSAMSWFTMPALVGPLLGPPLAGFILGVADWPWIFFINVPVGLLGMWAVARFVPPLKQPDPGPFDTKGFAIAVVAITALMGAAETVGIGLVPWPVQAGITLVAVGALVAFVRHALRTPHPVLNLRLFKVDTFRASMVGGALVRIGLGATPFLLPLLFQVALGWGPLEAGLVTIGTGLGAFMCKPVAPALIRRVGFRQTLIASNLLTAALTAVPAFFGLGTPIPFIIATLVCSGFMRSLQFTATNTVAYADLPRESVSNGSTIAVVTQQMALSVGISFGGLMLHVARGGGDVRLTPERFVLPFLAIGMVSSLAGPLFRRLRPDAGEHIGGRAAARG